Proteins found in one Plasmodium gaboni strain SY75 chromosome 13, whole genome shotgun sequence genomic segment:
- a CDS encoding ATP synthase subunit gamma, mitochondrial has protein sequence MLKPNLTCFMKRCSMLSWNRVEKKNFASDNLRSLSLRMKSVKSIQKITKAMKMVAASKFKGDQRRLENCSNFSTPLVDVFNRLDKLDIHKKNEELAIIAITSDKGLCGSVNSSVSRLCKKLLENEQVNNELVDNITPNKIYLYGIGEKIRSALSRLHSDKFQAIYNEYNKIPINFLTCSYIAERIMNNNHSNILIIYNHFKSAISFDTQILSVFSQKQLNKINKKELTSFEFEPEMDYIFKDIYQFYFTSLLYNCIIQNLASEQSARMTAMDNASSSATDMLNTLSLRYNRARQSKITLELIEIISGANAL, from the exons atgcTCAAGCCCAATTTAACATGCTTTATGAAGAGATGCTCCATGTTATCATGGAATAGAGttgaaaagaaaaattttGCTAGCGACAATTTAAGGTCTTTATCATTAAGAATGAAATCAGTTAAATcaatacaaaaaataacaaaagCTATGAAGATGGTTGCTGCATCAAAATTTAAAGGAGATCAGAGAAGACTAGAAAACTGTAGTAATTTTTCTACACCTTTAGTTGATGTATTTAATAGATTAGATAAATTAGATATACATAAAAAGAATGAAGAACTAGCAATTATTGCAATTACATCAGATAAAGGATTATGTGGTAGTGTGAATTCATCAGTATCAAGATTATGTAAAAAGTTATTAGAAAATGAACAAGTTAATAATGAGCTTGTTGATAATATAACAccaaataaaatatatctttatgGTATTGGTGAAAAAATAAGATCTGCATTAAGTAGATTACACAGTGATAAATTTCAAGCTAtttataatgaatataataaaataccTATCAATTTTCTAACTTGTTCATATATAGCAGAACGtataatgaataataatcattcaaatatattaattatatataatcattttaaATCAGCTATATCATTTGATACTCAAATCTTAAGTGTATTTTCACAAAAACAattaaacaaaattaataaaaaagaattaacTAGTTTTGAATTCGAACCAGAAATGGATTATATCtttaaagatatatatcAATTCTATTTCACTTCCTTACTATATAATTGTATCATTCAAAATCTTGCCTCCGAGCAg tCTGCTAGGATGACAGCTATGGATAATGCTTCTTCAAGTGCAACGGATATGCTTAATACATTATCCTTAAGATATAATAGAGCAAGACAG TCTAAGATTACTTTAGAACTTATTGAAATTATATCAGGGGCTAATGCTTTATAG
- a CDS encoding putative AP-1 complex subunit mu: MACISAIFIIDLKGKVIINRNYRGEVNVNLTEVFYNCVIDQEDNLIKPIFHVNGLTYCWVAHNNIYFLAVTRKNSNATLIIAFLYKLIQVLKDYFKVLEEESIKDNFVITYELLDEMIDNGFPQLSEVKILREYIKNKAHQLTVNNFKIPSALTNSVSWRNEGIKYKKNEIFLDVVESLNIIISSNGTVLRSEILGCLKMKSYLSGMPELKLGLNDKLLFNKNINNYPNSTNNNVNNKTKLVELEDIKFHQCVRLSKFENDRTISFIPPDGIFNLMTYRLSTHVKPLFWLDINITKKSLTKIEYTVKAKSQFKNKSIANNVEFHLPVPADVDSPHFQTYIGTVKYYPDKDILIWKVKQFQGQKEYIMNAQFGLPSIVSNENKDLYYKRPVNIKFEIPYFTVSGITVRYLKIIEKSGYQALPWVRYITQNGDYQVRMS, encoded by the coding sequence atggcATGCATAAGCGCTATCTTTATAATTGATTTAAAAGGAAAAGTAATAATTAATAGAAATTATCGAGGAGAAGTAAATGTAAATTTAACAGAGGTATTTTATAATTGTGTTATTGATCAAGAagataatttaataaaacCAATATTTCATGTGAACGGTTTGACATATTGTTGGGTAGctcataataatatatattttttagCTGTAACTCGTAAGAATAGTAATGCAACATTAATTATAgcatttttatataaactAATACAAGTATTAAAAGATTATTTTAAGGTTTTAGAAGAAGAAAGTATTAAAGATAATTTTGTAATAACATATGAATTATTAGATGAAATGATTGATAATGGATTTCCTCAATTAAGTGAAGTAAAGATTTTAAgagaatatataaaaaataaagcACATCAACTAACAgttaataattttaaaatacCTTCAGCATTAACTAATTCTGTATCCTGGAGAAATGAAGgtattaaatataaaaaaaatgaaatattcCTAGATGTTGTTGAAAgtttaaatattattatatcttcTAATGGTACTGTTTTAAGAAGTGAAATTTTAGGATGTCTTAAAATGAAATCATATTTATCAGGTATGCCTGAATTAAAATTAGgattaaatgataaattactttttaataaaaatattaataattatcctaattcaacaaataataatgttaataataaaaccAAACTTGTTGAATTAGAAGATATTAAATTTCATCAATGTGTTAGATTATCAAAATTTGAAAATGATAGAACTATTTCATTTATTCCTCCTGATGGTATTTTTAATCTAATGACTTATCGATTAAGTACTCATGTCAAACCTTTATTTTGGCTagatattaatattacaaaaaagTCTCTAACCAAAATCGAATATACTGTTAAAGCAAAATCacaatttaaaaataaaagtataGCAAATAATGTCGAATTCCATCTACCAGTACCTGCTGATGTTGATTCACCACATTTTCAAACATACATAGGAACAGTTAAATATTATCCAGATAAAGATATTCTAATATGGAAAGTAAAACAATTCCAAGGACAAAAggaatatattatgaatgCCCAATTCGGTTTACCTTCTATTGTCtcaaatgaaaataaagatCTATATTATAAGAGACCAgtaaatattaaatttgAAATTCCATATTTCACAGTCTCAGGTATAACTGTAAGGTACttaaaaattatagaaaaaaGTGGTTATCAAGCATTGCCCTGGGTCAGGTATATAACACAAAATGGAGACTATCAGGTCAGAATGTCatag